In one window of Solanum pennellii chromosome 2, SPENNV200 DNA:
- the LOC107010411 gene encoding cystinosin homolog isoform X2, which yields MASWNSVPLEVLYNVLGWIAFVSWSISFYPQVILNFRRKSVVGLNFDFVVLNLTKHSSYLIYNASMFFSCAVQRQYHYRYGKNEMIPVAANDVAFSTHAVLLTAFTLFQISIYDRGNQKVSKIAIAIVSVAWLSVAVCVFVAIPKHSWLWLVSCFNGLQVAMTVTKYIPQAVMNFRRKSTVGFSIGNILLDLFGGLTNYGQMAVQSIDQHSWVNFYGNIGKTLLSLVSIFFDILFILQHYVLYPSRKEEVSPKFDVEEPRDIQGR from the exons ATGGCTTCTTGGAATTCCGTTCCACTGGAAGTGTTGTATAATGTTTTGGGATGGATTGCGTTTGTGTCATGGTCTATTAGCTTTTATCCTCAGGTCATTTTGAATTTTCGTCGGAAAAG TGTGGTGGGCTTGAATTTTGATTTCGTGGTGTTGAATTTGACAAAGCACTCGTCTTATCTCATCTACAATGCTTCCATGTTCTTCAGTTGTGCTGTTCAAAGGCAATATCATTATCGATATGGCAAAAATGAG ATGATACCTGTAGCTGCCAATGATGTGGCTTTCTCTACTCATGCTGTTCTTTTAACAGCCTTTACCTTGTTTCAGATTTCTATCTATGAT CGTGGAAATCAGAAGGTATCGAAAATTGCTATAGCAATTGTTTCTGTTGCTTGGTTAAGTGTTGCAGTTTGTGTGTTTGTGGCTATCCCTAAGCATTCCTGGCTATGGCTAGTGTCCTGTTTCAA CGGATTGCAGGTTGCTATGACAGTAACCAAGTACATTCCCCAG GCTGTTATGAACTTCCGGAGAAAGAGCACTGTTGGTTTTAGTATTGGTAACATTTTGCTGGATTTGTTTGGAGGTTTAACAAATTACGGGCAGATGGCAGTGCAATCTATAGATCAAC ATTCTTGGGTGAACTTTTATGGAAACATCGGCAAGACTTTGTTGTCATTG GTGTCGATATTCTTTGACATTCTCTTCATTCTGCAACATTATGTGCTATATCCTTCAAGGAAAGAAGAAGTTTCTCCTAAATTTGATGTG GAGGAACCAAGGGACATTCAGGGACGTTGA
- the LOC107010411 gene encoding cystinosin homolog isoform X1 — protein MASWNSVPLEVLYNVLGWIAFVSWSISFYPQVILNFRRKSVVGLNFDFVVLNLTKHSSYLIYNASMFFSCAVQRQYHYRYGKNEMIPVAANDVAFSTHAVLLTAFTLFQISIYDYISFQRGNQKVSKIAIAIVSVAWLSVAVCVFVAIPKHSWLWLVSCFNGLQVAMTVTKYIPQAVMNFRRKSTVGFSIGNILLDLFGGLTNYGQMAVQSIDQHSWVNFYGNIGKTLLSLVSIFFDILFILQHYVLYPSRKEEVSPKFDVEEPRDIQGR, from the exons ATGGCTTCTTGGAATTCCGTTCCACTGGAAGTGTTGTATAATGTTTTGGGATGGATTGCGTTTGTGTCATGGTCTATTAGCTTTTATCCTCAGGTCATTTTGAATTTTCGTCGGAAAAG TGTGGTGGGCTTGAATTTTGATTTCGTGGTGTTGAATTTGACAAAGCACTCGTCTTATCTCATCTACAATGCTTCCATGTTCTTCAGTTGTGCTGTTCAAAGGCAATATCATTATCGATATGGCAAAAATGAG ATGATACCTGTAGCTGCCAATGATGTGGCTTTCTCTACTCATGCTGTTCTTTTAACAGCCTTTACCTTGTTTCAGATTTCTATCTATGAT TATATTTCTTTTCAGCGTGGAAATCAGAAGGTATCGAAAATTGCTATAGCAATTGTTTCTGTTGCTTGGTTAAGTGTTGCAGTTTGTGTGTTTGTGGCTATCCCTAAGCATTCCTGGCTATGGCTAGTGTCCTGTTTCAA CGGATTGCAGGTTGCTATGACAGTAACCAAGTACATTCCCCAG GCTGTTATGAACTTCCGGAGAAAGAGCACTGTTGGTTTTAGTATTGGTAACATTTTGCTGGATTTGTTTGGAGGTTTAACAAATTACGGGCAGATGGCAGTGCAATCTATAGATCAAC ATTCTTGGGTGAACTTTTATGGAAACATCGGCAAGACTTTGTTGTCATTG GTGTCGATATTCTTTGACATTCTCTTCATTCTGCAACATTATGTGCTATATCCTTCAAGGAAAGAAGAAGTTTCTCCTAAATTTGATGTG GAGGAACCAAGGGACATTCAGGGACGTTGA
- the LOC107010411 gene encoding cystinosin homolog isoform X3 — MASWNSVPLEVLYNVLGWIAFVSWSISFYPQVILNFRRKSCAVQRQYHYRYGKNEMIPVAANDVAFSTHAVLLTAFTLFQISIYDYISFQRGNQKVSKIAIAIVSVAWLSVAVCVFVAIPKHSWLWLVSCFNGLQVAMTVTKYIPQAVMNFRRKSTVGFSIGNILLDLFGGLTNYGQMAVQSIDQHSWVNFYGNIGKTLLSLVSIFFDILFILQHYVLYPSRKEEVSPKFDVEEPRDIQGR, encoded by the exons ATGGCTTCTTGGAATTCCGTTCCACTGGAAGTGTTGTATAATGTTTTGGGATGGATTGCGTTTGTGTCATGGTCTATTAGCTTTTATCCTCAGGTCATTTTGAATTTTCGTCGGAAAAG TTGTGCTGTTCAAAGGCAATATCATTATCGATATGGCAAAAATGAG ATGATACCTGTAGCTGCCAATGATGTGGCTTTCTCTACTCATGCTGTTCTTTTAACAGCCTTTACCTTGTTTCAGATTTCTATCTATGAT TATATTTCTTTTCAGCGTGGAAATCAGAAGGTATCGAAAATTGCTATAGCAATTGTTTCTGTTGCTTGGTTAAGTGTTGCAGTTTGTGTGTTTGTGGCTATCCCTAAGCATTCCTGGCTATGGCTAGTGTCCTGTTTCAA CGGATTGCAGGTTGCTATGACAGTAACCAAGTACATTCCCCAG GCTGTTATGAACTTCCGGAGAAAGAGCACTGTTGGTTTTAGTATTGGTAACATTTTGCTGGATTTGTTTGGAGGTTTAACAAATTACGGGCAGATGGCAGTGCAATCTATAGATCAAC ATTCTTGGGTGAACTTTTATGGAAACATCGGCAAGACTTTGTTGTCATTG GTGTCGATATTCTTTGACATTCTCTTCATTCTGCAACATTATGTGCTATATCCTTCAAGGAAAGAAGAAGTTTCTCCTAAATTTGATGTG GAGGAACCAAGGGACATTCAGGGACGTTGA
- the LOC107010411 gene encoding cystinosin homolog isoform X4 gives MASWNSVPLEVLYNVLGWIAFVSWSISFYPQVILNFRRKSCAVQRQYHYRYGKNEMIPVAANDVAFSTHAVLLTAFTLFQISIYDRGNQKVSKIAIAIVSVAWLSVAVCVFVAIPKHSWLWLVSCFNGLQVAMTVTKYIPQAVMNFRRKSTVGFSIGNILLDLFGGLTNYGQMAVQSIDQHSWVNFYGNIGKTLLSLVSIFFDILFILQHYVLYPSRKEEVSPKFDVEEPRDIQGR, from the exons ATGGCTTCTTGGAATTCCGTTCCACTGGAAGTGTTGTATAATGTTTTGGGATGGATTGCGTTTGTGTCATGGTCTATTAGCTTTTATCCTCAGGTCATTTTGAATTTTCGTCGGAAAAG TTGTGCTGTTCAAAGGCAATATCATTATCGATATGGCAAAAATGAG ATGATACCTGTAGCTGCCAATGATGTGGCTTTCTCTACTCATGCTGTTCTTTTAACAGCCTTTACCTTGTTTCAGATTTCTATCTATGAT CGTGGAAATCAGAAGGTATCGAAAATTGCTATAGCAATTGTTTCTGTTGCTTGGTTAAGTGTTGCAGTTTGTGTGTTTGTGGCTATCCCTAAGCATTCCTGGCTATGGCTAGTGTCCTGTTTCAA CGGATTGCAGGTTGCTATGACAGTAACCAAGTACATTCCCCAG GCTGTTATGAACTTCCGGAGAAAGAGCACTGTTGGTTTTAGTATTGGTAACATTTTGCTGGATTTGTTTGGAGGTTTAACAAATTACGGGCAGATGGCAGTGCAATCTATAGATCAAC ATTCTTGGGTGAACTTTTATGGAAACATCGGCAAGACTTTGTTGTCATTG GTGTCGATATTCTTTGACATTCTCTTCATTCTGCAACATTATGTGCTATATCCTTCAAGGAAAGAAGAAGTTTCTCCTAAATTTGATGTG GAGGAACCAAGGGACATTCAGGGACGTTGA
- the LOC107009345 gene encoding uncharacterized protein LOC107009345: MRREGRQHGMVRTYPILPSPWNPRPEPRYMNKSNSPPTAGLFAKVPTKPSNHSKFTGKCGRPRCTSCHVHPAAKSKDKTKGTQKLKGCGDVVSLVTWRVVDARPGFNFSGFSASGILDHLDSDSSYYMDHEIYYDEDYGDGDQELVVDSDWSPAIGVEIEDNDEEKMSFCEVGFVWEDVEEDEDWCVVEGI, from the coding sequence atgagGAGAGAAGGTCGCCAACACGGTATGGTCCGTACTTACCCAATTTTACCCTCTCCATGGAACCCAAGACCCGAGCCCAGGTACATGAACAAGTCCAATTCACCACCAACCGCTGGGCTTTTCGCAAAGGTCCCAACTAAGCCCAGTAACCATTCCAAGTTCACCGGCAAGTGCGGTAGACCCAGGTGCACCAGCTGCCATGTTCATCCAGCTGCAAAATCCAAGGACAAAACTAAGGGCACACAAAAGTTAAAGGGATGCGGCGACGTCGTTTCGTTGGTTACTTGGAGAGTTGTTGATGCTAGGCCTGGGTTCAATTTTTCAGGGTTTTCAGCTTCTGGAATTTTGGATCATTTGGATAGCGATTCTTCTTATTACATGGATCATGAAATTTACTATGATGAAGATTACGGTGACGGAGATCAGGAATTAGTAGTTGACTCCGATTGGTCTCCAGCGATCGGCGTTGAGATTGAAGATAACGATGAAGAAAAAATGAGTTTCTGTGAGGTGGGATTTGTGTGGGAAGatgttgaagaagatgaagattgGTGTGTTGTGGAAGGAATCTAA